CGAATGAAAGCCCTGATATGGAGCAACAGATAGTTCTGGAACAGAAAATGGAACAAATTTTAAAGCAGGTGTTATGCAGGGCAGGATTGCACCACCACTAGCTCTATGCAAAGCAACAACAAAGTACACTTGTGTTGATGAAATTCAGATTAATTTACATGAACAGTACAGTCTGCTGTAAACTCTGAGATTTACAGAAGTGTTATCATTGGCTATAAGGTGATTTTGAACATGGCAAATATAACAATATAATACAATAATCTCTCAATATAACTGCACCCTAAAATTAGACGTAATGTCAGCAAAAATGAAGCAAGGAGAAACAATTATGTAGATTTGGTCACAATGTTCTCTCACTCTTTTGATTACTTATGAGTAGTATAtccgtgtgtctatgtgtgttgtTTGAGGGTATGTGAGTAAAGGAGGATTTCAACAGACGACAATTTTGAAGTTGGTACCAGCCCCCCAGTGACACAGTTCAGTCCTTTTTGTTTCAATTAACATCAGCAATGAGCATTTGACTGCTAAAATAAACACCAAGAActgcagaggtagtaggaactgcagatgctggagaatcttgagataatacggtgtagagctggatgaacacagcaggccaagcagcatcaaaggagcaggaaagcggacttttcgggtctggacctttcttcagaaatggggcgaggggtggattctgaaataaatcgggagagggggaaggcggatagaagatggataaaggagaagatagctggagaggagacagacaggtcatagaggtggggatggagctagtaatggtgagtgtgggtggggatttagggaggggataggtcagtccagggaggctcTTTACATAATCCAAACTTTCAGCAAACTGGATATTGAGTCAAATGGGGAAAaacagtgacaaaaacagaaattgttggaaaagctcagcaagtctggcagtatctatggagaaaaattagacttaatgtttcgggtctggtaacccttcctcagaactgatggtagccaggaaaatgtttgttttttatgcagaagatagagtaGGGGAGGGGTGAAGGAGTCAATTATTCCTGgtgatagagcccaaaaagagagaaaagaatggacaaaggagtgaataatAATCAAGTTAGGAaaatgaatagctattaatgggatctgttagtggctaacaatgggttgtgtgtaatagtcTGCTATTAGATAACATAATATTTTCACCCTAaacaactcctctcattttcttcaagtcAGAGGggaggccatgggtacctgcatcgGCCCCAGTTGTGCATGTCTCTTTGTGATGTAACTGGAACATACCTTGTTCCAATCCTTTTCTTGCcaccacccacaactctttctccaatgtaCCAATGACATCATTGAGGAAACATTTAttgatttttgtttccaatttctacCCTGTCCTCATTGTCACCCTTCCCTGCTGTGGCATCTGTTTCCATATCTGGGGTTAGGCTGGCCACGAATATCCACTGgaaacccactgattcccacagttaccttgactatatatcctcacatcctgcttcctgtaaagtctctattccattctcccagttcctccatctccagtgCATCTGTTCCAATGAAGCTGACTTCGAAAAGGGAGCCTCCACAATGTCCACTTCCTTCATCAACTGTGGATTCTCCCGCACTGTTGTTGACAAGGCCctcaggtccaacccatctcctgcactttggcctcactcctctcttccctcccacaacagcgatagggctccccttgtccttacctaccatcccaccagcatccacatccagaaaatcattaGCTGCTACttttgccacctccagcaagatgccaccactagacaaacattcccctcccatccctcaTTTGCCTTCTGCTGGGACCATTCTCTCCAAGTCATCCTAGTCCACTCTgccttcactcccaacaacctCCCACAtcctcatggcaccttcccctgcaaccacagaaggtgtaacatctgcgtgtttacttcctccctccccagtatccaagagcccaaacagatcttccaggtgaagccttgcactgcagcaagctggagacagactTTGGCCAGATAACACATTGGTGTACTGAAGTGGCAACTGAGAGCTCAGAGTCTTTGTTAAGGACAGAATGGTTGttagagattagaaatgttgtttctgcagataaggatgaatggtggcgTCTTGCAAAAGCAGaccattatagtcacaagattttatagcagaaagtcacaagattttgtagcagaagtttatcattaaccagagattaggttctgcaaagatggcagttagcacgaccagaaacattctttctggagacaaggacatggtagagataagggtgttgtagcagaggcttatttctgcaaacctgacgattcgcacatacagcatgtctagtgctctttaggatagccaaataaggattgcaatgaaaaaaagggaatggggccttcggccggcagaaaagggaacaataaacaagggctgtccgacaggatggggaatgataggataagaccaatgggagcagggaggtgtgattctgcaactcgtaaacTGTATAAGAACGTTTAACATTCTTTGTAAGgcgtgcctgtctagcagacaccctttcttgcaagatcgtacagaataaaattgtcttgtttccaaggccttgtctcaggctgaatttgtgagcagggactgtttctctcAATGGTGACAAAGCATCACcgagtctatgctttgtttcttcAAATCTAGAGGgaatcacattgtgagcagcgaatacagtagtctagattgagtgaagtgcacgCGAAGATGCTACGGAGCTGGGTATGGGGGCTGTTGAGAGTGAACGAAGAGTGGAGCAGGGTGTCGTGGAGGgaacagtccttgtggaaggctgtcaagggaagggagggaaatatgtgtctgatggtggcattcGACTGGAAGTGGCAGCTAATGATCTGGTTGTGAATGCTGGTGGGTTGGTAGGTGAGAACAAGGCGGGACCTATCGCTATtttgggaggaaagagaggacATGCAGGCTTTGTCAACTatgatgctggggaatccttggttgatgAAGTTAGTGGGCATCTCAAAGgatcccttgttgaagttggcatcatcggAACAGATGTGACAAAGAcgaaggaactgagagaatggaacaGTCTTTATAGGAAGCCGGACAAGAGGATATATAgccaaggtaactgtgggaatcAGCGGGTTTGTGTGGTGAATATTAGTGACCAGCATCTCCcaggaaatggaaatggaaatgtcAAGTAAatgaagggaggagtcagaaatgAACCAAGTGAAGTTGAGAGCAGGGTGAAAATTGGAGGCAAAACTGAAACTTTTTCAATTCTggacgagagggagaagctgcaccaatgatatcattggtatACCAGAGAAACTGTTGTGGGTGCTCCATGTGacccacaaagagacagggataGTTGGGGCACCACTCtgatctgaagaaagtgagaggagttaaaagagaagcttTTTAGGGTGAGTACAAGCTTGGGTAGGCGAAGGAGGTTGGTGATGGTTGGGGATGGTTCAAGCTTTTGcatcaggaagaagcagagaggcctgagaccatcctgatggatACATGACGCAATTGCACagccatggtaaagatgaagtggCTGCAGTCGGCAAAcgggaaattctgaaactgacataaCACAACAGAGGAATCGTGGATGTAAGTGGGAAGTGACTGGACAAGGGAatgaaaaaaggaacaaaaacacaagttgctgggaaagctcagcaaatctgtttttgttcctgatttacaacatccgcagttctttcagttttcgaagaaggaagaacagttggacagacaaaagaattGGAAATGATATGGCTAcgaaggttaaaattgtgatcagagataatgagaactgcagatgctggagaatccgagataacaaagtgtggaactggatgaacacagcaggccaagcagcatcttaagagcacaaaagctgacgtttcgggcctagacccttcatcagaaaaggggatggagagaggattctgaaataaatagggagagaggggcaaggTGGGTAGAAGAGAACaatttattgtgtgtgtgtgtgtgtgtctctctctctgtctgtctgtctgtctgtggcCCTTAGATTTCATGGCCAGCCGAGTCCCAATTGGCAGCGGCCATCTTTGGTACTGGCGGAAGTATTCGTTTGGGCCTGACCCGGAAGTAGGCACGTGGAAGGTTGACGTGTGTTTGCGGTTGGTTTGAGGCGGAGGTGAGTGACTGGGATTTGGGGAAGGGACTGGGGGCTGCAGTAGCTGACGCTGCTTTTATGGGAAGGAGGCGGTGCCCTGTTCTGGCCAGTTTGTTGCCCTGGTGATGGACCCAGCGCTATCTTGGTCACTGTGTCATCCTCGGGACTCGTTCTCACCCGGAGCTTGGGGCTGGCTTTTCACCTCCGCCTGGCTCTTTAAACCAAAGGTTTCTTTACATTTAGATACAACTTAAAAATATATATGTTGACAATTTGTTTTTAGTGACTTTATGTTTTTCCTTCATAATTAAAGGCAAAGATGATAAAAGAAGGCAGTTCATTCATGAAGGGCGTGATGTTGGGTGGAATATTTTGTTTGGTCTTCACCCTTTTTAGTAACGCGAAGCTAGGTGGAGAATCGCAAAGACGCGAACAACACAGCCTCAAAGCTCCCGACAAAGAAGAACTGCTCAAGCTGCCCGAGGCGAAGCGGATGGAACTCAGTCTCACTATCCGTGTTCTTTGTTTGATCACGGTTACACCCAAAGAAATTGGCTACTGGGCCTCTGTAGTACAAACATGGAGCAAACATTGTGATAAAGCTGTCTTTTACAGCCCGGAAACCATAAAAGTCTTTGAATCAGTCAGCCTTGCAACGGAAGATAAATGGATCCAGACCAGAAAAGCTTTCAAGCATGCATATGAGAACTTCAAAGATGAGTATAATTGGTTTTTCCTGGCAGAATCAACTACGTTTGCAATTATTGAAAACCTTAAATTCTTTTTGCTGAATAAAGATCCAGAACAGCCTTTCTATATTGGTCATTCAGTCAAGTCTGGTGATTTGGAGTACGTGGAATTTTCTTCAGGAGTGGTCCTAAGTATAGAAGCATTAGAAAGACTCTATCGGGTTCTTGATGATCCTGTGAAATGCCCAGAAAAGGGGAGTTTGCTGTGGAAGATGTCTGAAGAAAAGGAACTTGCAGTATGTCTGAAGTACACAGGAATTGTTGCTGATAATGCAGAAGATAATGAAGGAAAAGAACTGTTTAATTCAAAAAATATAAATACCCTTGTTGTGGAGGCAATGTCTAATCACCCGAGTGAAGTTGTGGAAGGATGTTGCTCTGATGTAGCCATCACTTTTCATGGACATTCACCTAATCACATGCATGTTCTGATGTATGGTGTTTACAGACTACGACCTTACGGGCATATATTTAACGATGCACTGATTTTCATGCCACCTGTAGACTCTGACAATGATTAAACGCCTCTTCTACTATAGAGACATTGCAAGGTATGAAGTATGAAATCTGAAAAGGAAACACTCCTGTTGTTTAGAGTGCTCTTGTAGTTTTGTAAAATCTCTTACTGTTTCTAACTAAAAATGTGCCTTCAATGTCAAGCCTAAAATGAAGTAACTAACGACTTTGCCAAAAACATTCATGATTATACACCATTTAAGGTTTGCTTAAAGAGCAAGGTTAACCGGAACCAGTTTCAGTTGCTAAATGGCAAAATAGATGGTGCTTGGATTCAGTGAAACATTTTAACAAGCATCAAACATTTTTATAAAATGCTTATGAGAGCTTTGAAAAAGCACTCAGTTGTACAATTGTTTATTATCTCAGACCTGAGTTGTTATTGTGCATTACAAGAGTTAGGGTTAGTGCTGATTAGTTACAGGCATGCCACTGGTAGTTGAGGTGATGATTTCTGAGCATCGTGCAAGAACCGTACTGACTGAATGTtgaactgcagaagttcaagaaaaaCTTCAGTCGTTCATATGTGTGGATCTGCCATTGTTATTTATGTTAGTTTGGATACTGAGTATTGTATAATGTGACTCAAGTTTTTCTTAAGGTGGATCTGGCCTGTACGTTGAAGTTACAATCTATTACTgttcgttttttaaaaaaaagtgcaatgcTGAggacagatagagtttaatcacTAGTGTTGATTGGTGTTCGCATATTGGTAAGTGCAATTTAAAGTTCTAACCTGCAAACTTGCTTCATCAATTTAATCTGCCAATTGATCTGTGTAAATTTACTGCTATTTTTCAAAAGTAATTTTCTTTAAATGTGATGTCAGTAACTTTGATTAATGTCTCAGGACTTCGATTTATTTTTTATGCATATATTTTGCAGCTGGTGTGGTTCTGTCACTTGTCTGTGTCAACTTTCATCACACATTGTGCATTGTACTTGCCCCTTATTCTAGACAGTAATAATTATTAAGCAGAATGATGTTCTTGTGAGGAAATATCTAATTTTATGTGGGTTTTTTGACCTTGGTAACATTCATTACTTGAGAAATAACTGTACACTTACAAATATCTGACAAACTAAAACACTTGGTGTTTATAATAGCTTCTGTATTATTAGTAAAATATTGGAAGACACTTCAGGAATGTAATGTAGAAGATTCACTTAACAACAGGAATGTACCTCCTTTGATCTCAGGATGTGCCTATTGGGACCAATTCTCTGGGGATCAACTGAGCAGTAGCTTTGAAAAGATCTTTTGATATAATCACTTGTGCGTggttttgggggggtggtggggcttggTGATATTGAGTAATATTATTTATACAATTTCGTGTTTGTCTGAGC
The Stegostoma tigrinum isolate sSteTig4 chromosome 15, sSteTig4.hap1, whole genome shotgun sequence genome window above contains:
- the c1galt1c1 gene encoding C1GALT1-specific chaperone 1 isoform X2, giving the protein MIKEGSSFMKGVMLGGIFCLVFTLFSNAKLGGESQRREQHSLKAPDKEELLKLPEAKRMELSLTIRVLCLITVTPKEIGYWASVVQTWSKHCDKAVFYSPETIKVFESVSLATEDKWIQTRKAFKHAYENFKDEYNWFFLAESTTFAIIENLKFFLLNKDPEQPFYIGHSVKSGDLEYVEFSSGVVLSIEALERLYRVLDDPVKCPEKGSLLWKMSEEKELAVCLKYTGIVADNAEDNEGKELFNSKNINTLVVEAMSNHPSEVVEGCCSDVAITFHGHSPNHMHVLMYGVYRLRPYGHIFNDALIFMPPVDSDND
- the c1galt1c1 gene encoding C1GALT1-specific chaperone 1 isoform X1, yielding MDPALSWSLCHPRDSFSPGAWGWLFTSAWLFKPKAKMIKEGSSFMKGVMLGGIFCLVFTLFSNAKLGGESQRREQHSLKAPDKEELLKLPEAKRMELSLTIRVLCLITVTPKEIGYWASVVQTWSKHCDKAVFYSPETIKVFESVSLATEDKWIQTRKAFKHAYENFKDEYNWFFLAESTTFAIIENLKFFLLNKDPEQPFYIGHSVKSGDLEYVEFSSGVVLSIEALERLYRVLDDPVKCPEKGSLLWKMSEEKELAVCLKYTGIVADNAEDNEGKELFNSKNINTLVVEAMSNHPSEVVEGCCSDVAITFHGHSPNHMHVLMYGVYRLRPYGHIFNDALIFMPPVDSDND